One Mycobacterium sp. SMC-4 DNA window includes the following coding sequences:
- a CDS encoding sodium:alanine symporter family protein, whose amino-acid sequence MSEFLSSVNDLVWHETLVYLCLGAGVYFSLRSRFVQVRQLPEMVRLMLKGEKSPSGVSSFQALTMSLAGRVGTGNIAGVATAIAFGGPGALFWMWMVAFLGASTSFVESTLGQIYKDRDRLTGEYRGGPAYYFSTALSHTGAAGLMRVYGFVFAGVTLLAMGLLLPSVQSNSMASAMNSAWGFSTWWVAVVTVIVLAFVIIGGVKRIATFASIVVPFMALVYITLALIIVLINASAIPGIIALIFSSAFGIDSAFGAIIGSAVMWGVKRGIYSNEAGQGTGPHAAAAAEVSHPAKQGLVQSFAVYVDTLFICSATGFLILSTGAYRVYDDGTAGGAVIREGGSILAEGAEVGPAFAQAGFDTLWSGAGSSFIAISLAFFCITTIIAYYYMAETNLRFLLGKAATIDVPVIRGTVGSNATMLLQALILVSVTMGAVSTASDAWTLGDIGVGLMAWLNIVGIIILQQPAYKALRDYEKQKAQGLDPMFDPLALGIRNATFWENYDPSTGKDKQPATTG is encoded by the coding sequence GTGTCGGAATTCCTCAGCAGCGTCAACGATCTGGTGTGGCACGAGACGCTGGTCTATCTCTGTCTGGGCGCGGGTGTCTACTTCTCGCTGCGGTCGCGCTTCGTCCAGGTGCGCCAGCTTCCCGAGATGGTCCGCCTCATGCTCAAGGGCGAGAAGTCGCCGTCGGGTGTCTCCAGCTTCCAGGCGCTGACCATGTCGTTGGCCGGCCGTGTCGGTACCGGCAACATCGCCGGCGTGGCCACGGCCATCGCATTCGGCGGCCCGGGTGCGTTGTTCTGGATGTGGATGGTGGCGTTCCTCGGCGCCTCCACCTCGTTCGTCGAGTCGACGCTGGGCCAGATCTACAAGGACCGCGACAGGCTCACCGGTGAGTATCGCGGCGGGCCTGCCTACTACTTCTCCACTGCGCTCTCGCACACCGGTGCGGCCGGGTTGATGCGGGTGTACGGCTTTGTCTTCGCTGGTGTCACCCTGTTGGCGATGGGCCTGCTGCTGCCCAGCGTGCAGTCCAACTCGATGGCCTCGGCGATGAACTCCGCGTGGGGTTTCTCGACCTGGTGGGTCGCTGTGGTCACCGTGATCGTGCTGGCCTTCGTCATCATCGGCGGCGTCAAGCGCATCGCGACGTTCGCCTCGATCGTGGTGCCGTTCATGGCGTTGGTCTACATCACCCTGGCGCTGATCATCGTGCTGATCAACGCCTCGGCGATTCCGGGCATCATCGCCTTGATCTTCTCCAGCGCCTTCGGTATCGATTCGGCGTTCGGCGCCATCATCGGCTCAGCGGTCATGTGGGGTGTCAAGCGCGGTATCTACTCCAACGAGGCCGGTCAGGGCACTGGCCCGCACGCGGCCGCGGCCGCGGAGGTCTCCCACCCGGCCAAACAGGGCCTGGTGCAGTCGTTCGCGGTCTACGTCGACACGTTGTTCATCTGCTCGGCGACCGGATTCCTGATCCTGTCCACCGGGGCCTACCGGGTCTACGACGACGGAACCGCCGGCGGTGCGGTGATCCGCGAGGGCGGATCCATCCTGGCCGAGGGCGCCGAAGTCGGTCCCGCCTTCGCCCAGGCAGGTTTCGACACGTTGTGGAGCGGGGCCGGATCCAGCTTCATCGCTATTTCGCTGGCCTTCTTCTGCATCACCACGATCATCGCGTACTACTACATGGCCGAAACGAACCTGCGCTTCCTGCTGGGCAAGGCCGCCACCATCGACGTCCCCGTCATCCGAGGCACCGTGGGCTCCAACGCCACCATGTTGCTGCAGGCCCTGATCCTGGTGTCGGTCACCATGGGCGCGGTCTCGACCGCATCAGATGCCTGGACGCTCGGCGACATCGGTGTCGGGCTGATGGCCTGGCTGAACATCGTGGGCATCATCATCCTGCAGCAGCCCGCCTACAAGGCACTGCGCGATTACGAGAAGCAGAAGGCGCAGGGACTGGACCCGATGTTCGACCCACTCGCGTTGGGCATCCGCAACGCCACCTTCTGGGAGAATTACGACCCCAGCACCGGCAAGGACAAGCAGCCCGCCACCACCGGCTGA
- a CDS encoding electron transfer flavoprotein subunit beta/FixA family protein has product MTNIVVLIKQVPDTWSERKLSDGDYTLDREAADAVLDEINERAVEEALLIKEREGGDSTVTVLTAGPERATEAIRKALSMGADKAVHLVDEGMHGSDMVQTGWALARALGTIEGTELVIAGNEATDGTGGAVPAIIAEYLGLPQLTHVRKLSVENGKVVAERETDDGLFTLEASLPAVVSVNEKINEPRFPSFKGIMAAKKKEVTKLTLAEIGVEADEVGVGNAGSKVLSSTPKPPKTAGEKVTDEGDGGSKIAEYLVGQKII; this is encoded by the coding sequence ATGACGAATATCGTGGTCCTGATCAAACAGGTCCCTGACACATGGTCCGAGCGCAAGCTGTCCGACGGCGACTACACGTTGGACCGTGAGGCCGCAGATGCGGTGCTCGACGAGATCAACGAGCGCGCCGTGGAGGAAGCGCTGCTGATCAAGGAGCGCGAGGGCGGCGACAGCACGGTCACGGTGCTGACGGCCGGCCCGGAGCGGGCCACCGAAGCCATCCGCAAGGCCCTGTCGATGGGTGCCGACAAGGCGGTGCATCTGGTCGACGAGGGCATGCACGGCTCCGACATGGTGCAGACGGGCTGGGCCCTGGCCCGCGCGCTGGGCACCATCGAGGGCACCGAACTCGTGATCGCCGGCAACGAGGCCACTGACGGCACCGGCGGCGCAGTGCCGGCCATCATCGCCGAGTACCTCGGTCTGCCGCAGCTGACCCACGTGCGCAAGCTGAGCGTGGAGAACGGCAAGGTCGTCGCCGAACGTGAGACCGACGACGGTCTGTTCACCCTCGAGGCGTCGCTGCCGGCAGTGGTCAGCGTGAACGAGAAGATCAACGAACCTCGCTTCCCGTCCTTCAAGGGCATCATGGCCGCGAAGAAGAAAGAAGTCACCAAGCTCACGCTGGCCGAGATCGGCGTCGAGGCAGACGAGGTCGGTGTGGGCAACGCCGGTTCCAAGGTGCTCTCGTCGACGCCGAAGCCGCCCAAGACCGCGGGTGAGAAGGTCACCGATGAGGGCGACGGCGGATCGAAGATCGCCGAGTACCTGGTCGGTCAGAAAATCATCTAG
- a CDS encoding acyltransferase: MTTMWGAPLHKRWRGSRLRDPRQARFITPASLKWVFSNRAYTPWYLVRYWRLLKFKLANPHVITRGMVFLGKDVEIQATPELSQMEIGRWVHIGDKNTIRCHEGSLRIGDKVVLGRDNVINTYLDIELGDSVLMADWCYICDFDHRMDSIELPIKDQGIVKGPVRIGPDTWVGVKVTVLRNTSIGRGCVLGSHAVVRGEIPDFSIAVGAPAKVVKNRKLSWETSAAQRAELAAALADIERKKADR; this comes from the coding sequence ATGACGACGATGTGGGGAGCGCCGCTGCACAAGCGTTGGCGAGGCTCGCGTCTGCGGGATCCGCGGCAAGCCAGGTTCATCACGCCCGCGTCGCTGAAATGGGTGTTCAGTAACCGCGCCTACACGCCGTGGTACCTCGTCCGGTACTGGCGGTTGCTGAAGTTCAAGCTGGCCAATCCCCACGTGATCACCCGAGGCATGGTGTTCCTCGGCAAGGACGTCGAGATCCAAGCCACCCCGGAGCTCTCCCAGATGGAGATCGGCCGGTGGGTGCACATCGGCGACAAGAACACGATCCGCTGTCACGAGGGTTCGCTGCGCATCGGCGACAAGGTGGTGCTGGGCCGCGACAACGTCATCAACACCTACCTCGACATCGAGTTGGGTGACTCGGTGCTGATGGCCGACTGGTGCTACATCTGCGATTTCGACCACCGGATGGACAGCATCGAGCTGCCGATCAAGGACCAGGGCATCGTGAAAGGCCCCGTGCGTATCGGCCCCGACACCTGGGTCGGCGTCAAAGTGACCGTGCTGCGCAACACCTCGATCGGCCGGGGCTGTGTGCTGGGATCACACGCTGTGGTCCGCGGCGAGATCCCGGACTTCTCCATCGCCGTCGGCGCGCCGGCCAAGGTGGTCAAGAATCGCAAGCTGTCGTGGGAGACCTCGGCAGCCCAGCGCGCCGAGCTTGCTGCCGCGCTGGCCGACATCGAACGGAAAAAGGCCGACCGCTAA
- a CDS encoding electron transfer flavoprotein subunit alpha/FixB family protein: MAEVLVLVEHADGALKKVTNELITAARVLGEPAAVVVAKPGTAEGLTDGLKSAGAAKIYVAESDDVENYLITPYVDVLASLAESASPAAVLLAANADGKEIAGRLAARIGSGLLSDVVEVKEGGKGIHSIFGGAFTVEAEAVGDSPIITVRAGAIDAEPADGAGEVVSVEVPAQAENATKITAREPAVAGDRPELTEATVVVAGGRGVGSAENFNVVEELADSLGGAVGASRAAVDSGYYPGQFQVGQTGKTVSPQLYIALGISGAIQHRAGMQTSKTIIAVNKDEEAPIFEIADLGIVGDLFKVTPQLTEKVKARKG; this comes from the coding sequence ATGGCTGAAGTACTCGTGCTCGTCGAGCACGCTGATGGTGCGCTGAAGAAGGTCACCAACGAACTGATCACCGCCGCGCGTGTGTTGGGCGAGCCTGCCGCTGTCGTGGTGGCCAAGCCCGGCACCGCCGAGGGGCTGACCGACGGGCTGAAGTCTGCCGGCGCGGCCAAGATCTACGTCGCCGAATCCGACGACGTCGAGAACTACCTCATCACTCCCTACGTCGACGTACTGGCCTCGCTGGCTGAGTCGGCTTCCCCGGCCGCGGTGCTGCTGGCTGCCAACGCCGACGGCAAGGAGATCGCGGGCCGGTTGGCCGCCCGGATCGGTTCCGGTCTGCTCTCCGACGTCGTCGAGGTCAAAGAGGGCGGCAAGGGCATTCACTCGATTTTCGGTGGTGCCTTCACCGTCGAGGCCGAGGCGGTCGGTGACAGCCCGATCATCACGGTGCGCGCCGGCGCGATCGACGCCGAGCCCGCCGACGGAGCCGGCGAGGTCGTGTCGGTCGAGGTGCCGGCCCAGGCCGAGAACGCCACCAAGATCACCGCGCGCGAGCCTGCCGTCGCCGGTGATCGGCCCGAGCTGACCGAAGCCACCGTCGTCGTGGCCGGTGGCCGTGGCGTCGGCAGCGCCGAGAACTTCAACGTGGTCGAGGAACTCGCCGACTCGCTCGGTGGTGCCGTCGGGGCCTCGCGCGCCGCCGTCGACTCGGGTTACTACCCGGGCCAGTTCCAGGTCGGTCAGACCGGAAAGACAGTGTCGCCGCAGCTCTACATCGCGCTGGGCATCTCCGGGGCCATCCAGCACCGCGCCGGCATGCAGACTTCGAAGACGATCATCGCGGTCAACAAGGACGAAGAGGCGCCGATCTTCGAGATCGCCGACCTCGGGATCGTGGGCGACCTGTTCAAGGTCACTCCGCAGCTCACCGAGAAGGTCAAGGCCCGCAAAGGCTGA
- a CDS encoding PQQ-binding-like beta-propeller repeat protein: protein MLRRIIVVTATTLVTATVASCGTSDSWVEAKPADGWSAQYADAANSSRSSVGGAERLRLEWTRSVKGELGAQAALGSPGYLALNGQTEAGCSLMVWEADNRARQRWCTRLVQGGPTSSPLVDGFDNLYIGQPGAVLSFPTTQWIRWRQPVIGMPTTLRVLDPGHLLVVTHLGQVLVFDAHRGTVVGAALDLVAGVDPTNSERGLDDCLPARQGCPVAAAPAYSDASGLAVLTLWEPGADEPVLVGLRYRPGQTPLLAREWTSDAVGGGPLASPVLSADGDTVYVNGRDERLWALDSDDGSPKWSVPLNYLGQTPPSVRPDGLIVAGGGPGAELTGLRDNGDDAEVLWTRDDVEPLTTTSIAGVGYAVIRDGDDGMALATVDLDDGHTIDAYPLPNAAGWPVGVSVGQDQRVVTATSEGRVYGFAPT, encoded by the coding sequence GTGCTCCGGCGAATCATCGTGGTGACGGCGACGACGCTGGTCACCGCAACCGTCGCCAGCTGTGGCACCTCGGACTCCTGGGTCGAAGCGAAACCGGCCGACGGGTGGTCGGCCCAGTACGCCGACGCCGCAAACAGCAGCCGCTCTTCCGTCGGCGGTGCCGAGCGGCTGCGCCTGGAGTGGACGAGGTCGGTCAAGGGTGAGCTCGGCGCGCAGGCCGCACTCGGTTCACCCGGTTACCTGGCGCTCAACGGCCAGACCGAGGCGGGTTGTTCGCTGATGGTGTGGGAGGCCGACAACCGGGCGCGGCAACGGTGGTGCACCCGGCTGGTGCAGGGTGGCCCGACCTCGAGTCCGCTGGTCGACGGGTTCGACAACCTCTACATCGGCCAGCCGGGCGCGGTGCTGTCCTTTCCGACGACGCAATGGATCCGGTGGCGGCAACCGGTGATCGGGATGCCGACCACGTTGCGCGTGCTCGACCCCGGCCACCTACTGGTGGTGACCCACCTCGGGCAGGTGCTGGTGTTCGATGCCCACCGCGGCACGGTGGTCGGCGCAGCGCTCGATCTGGTTGCCGGGGTGGATCCGACGAATTCCGAGCGCGGCCTCGACGACTGTCTGCCCGCGCGGCAGGGCTGCCCGGTCGCCGCGGCGCCCGCGTACTCCGATGCCTCCGGCCTGGCGGTGCTGACGCTGTGGGAGCCAGGCGCCGACGAGCCGGTGCTGGTCGGACTGCGGTACCGGCCCGGGCAGACACCGTTGCTGGCCCGCGAGTGGACCAGCGACGCGGTCGGCGGCGGTCCGTTGGCCAGCCCGGTGCTTTCCGCCGACGGCGACACGGTCTACGTCAATGGCCGCGATGAGCGTCTGTGGGCCCTCGACAGCGACGACGGCAGCCCGAAGTGGTCGGTGCCGCTGAACTACCTGGGCCAGACCCCGCCGTCGGTGCGGCCCGACGGTCTGATCGTGGCCGGCGGCGGTCCGGGTGCCGAGTTGACCGGGTTGCGCGACAACGGTGACGACGCCGAAGTTCTGTGGACCCGCGACGACGTCGAGCCGCTGACCACCACCAGCATCGCCGGAGTCGGTTACGCCGTCATTCGCGACGGCGACGACGGGATGGCTCTGGCCACCGTCGACCTCGACGACGGACACACGATCGACGCCTATCCGCTGCCCAACGCTGCGGGGTGGCCCGTGGGCGTGTCGGTCGGCCAGGACCAGCGCGTCGTCACGGCGACAAGCGAGGGCCGGGTGTATGGCTTCGCGCCCACCTGA
- a CDS encoding glycoside hydrolase family 57 protein, translating to MTAPGGEAVPGLFTLVLHTHLPWLAHHGRWPVGEEWLYQSWSASYLPLIRVLRALAAEDRTHLVTLGVTPVVAAQLDDPYCLQGMHHWLANWQLRALEAATIRTASGPSPASRPAALRRFGSHEHAEAERELAEFDALWRHGGSPVLRELIDGKVIELLGGPLAHPFQPLLNPRLREFALREGLADAGQRFAHIPRGIWAPECAYAPGMEGDYAAAGVGHFMVDGPSLHGDTALGRPVGDSDVIAFGRDLKVSYRVWSPKSGYPGHPAYRDFHTYDHATGLKPARVTGRHIASEDKAPYDPERADAVIDSHVADFVATVRKRMRAESDRIGRPAHVVAAFDTELFGHWWYEGPQWLARVLRALPAAGVRVGTLADAVHGGYLGTPVELPPSSWGSGKDWQVWAGEQVADLVQLNNEVVDTALTCVDKALAQAASAGAAPRNVVADQILRETLLTVSSDWPFMVSKDSAAEYARYRAHLHAHATREIADAAASGRQDQAQRLAAAWNRADGLFGALDARRLPVA from the coding sequence GTGACGGCCCCCGGCGGCGAAGCCGTACCGGGGCTTTTCACCCTGGTCCTGCACACCCACCTGCCGTGGCTGGCCCACCACGGTCGCTGGCCGGTCGGCGAGGAGTGGCTCTACCAGTCGTGGTCGGCGTCCTACCTGCCGTTGATCCGGGTGCTGCGAGCACTGGCCGCCGAAGACCGCACGCACCTGGTCACATTGGGCGTCACACCCGTGGTGGCAGCACAGCTCGACGATCCGTACTGCCTGCAGGGCATGCACCACTGGCTGGCCAACTGGCAGCTACGCGCACTGGAGGCGGCCACCATACGCACCGCTTCCGGTCCGTCTCCGGCATCCAGACCGGCAGCGCTGCGCCGCTTCGGTTCCCACGAACACGCCGAGGCAGAGCGCGAACTCGCCGAGTTCGACGCGCTGTGGCGCCACGGCGGCAGTCCGGTACTCCGAGAACTGATCGACGGCAAGGTCATCGAATTGCTCGGCGGGCCGTTGGCACACCCATTCCAGCCGCTGCTGAATCCACGTCTGCGTGAGTTCGCGCTGCGCGAGGGCCTGGCCGACGCCGGACAACGGTTCGCCCACATCCCGCGCGGCATCTGGGCCCCGGAATGCGCCTACGCGCCGGGCATGGAGGGCGATTACGCGGCTGCCGGGGTCGGCCACTTCATGGTCGACGGGCCGTCGCTGCACGGCGACACCGCGTTGGGCCGCCCGGTGGGCGACTCCGATGTCATCGCGTTCGGGCGTGATCTCAAGGTCAGCTACCGCGTGTGGTCTCCGAAATCGGGCTACCCGGGTCACCCCGCATACCGTGATTTCCACACCTACGACCACGCCACCGGACTCAAGCCCGCGCGGGTGACCGGGCGCCACATCGCCTCCGAGGACAAGGCGCCCTATGACCCCGAACGCGCCGACGCGGTGATCGACAGCCACGTCGCCGATTTCGTTGCCACCGTGCGCAAGCGGATGCGCGCGGAAAGCGACCGGATCGGGCGTCCGGCTCACGTGGTGGCAGCATTCGACACCGAACTGTTCGGCCACTGGTGGTACGAGGGGCCGCAGTGGCTGGCGCGGGTGTTGCGCGCACTGCCGGCCGCCGGCGTGCGCGTCGGCACCCTCGCCGACGCGGTGCACGGCGGATACCTGGGCACACCGGTCGAGTTGCCGCCCAGCTCCTGGGGGTCGGGCAAGGACTGGCAGGTCTGGGCCGGTGAGCAGGTGGCCGACCTGGTGCAGCTCAACAACGAGGTGGTCGACACGGCACTGACCTGCGTGGACAAGGCACTCGCGCAGGCCGCCTCGGCCGGTGCCGCGCCGCGCAATGTCGTGGCCGACCAGATTCTGCGGGAGACACTGCTGACGGTGTCCAGTGACTGGCCCTTCATGGTCAGCAAGGATTCCGCGGCCGAGTATGCGCGCTACCGAGCCCACCTGCACGCCCACGCCACCCGCGAGATCGCCGACGCCGCGGCGTCCGGCCGGCAGGATCAGGCGCAGCGACTCGCCGCGGCCTGGAACCGCGCCGACGGACTGTTCGGCGCGCTGGATGCACGCAGGCTGCCGGTCGCATGA
- a CDS encoding GNAT family N-acetyltransferase has product MSTASVLIRSDDSAAPQPAVPRYSLLLSTDAEAIDAAQRLRHDVFSTEPGYTLPTAGDGRDADRFDEFCDHLLVRDDATGELVGCYRMLPPPGAIAAGGLYTATEFDVSGLDPLRPALVEMGRAVVRDGHRSGVVVLLMWTGILAYLDRSGYDYVAGCVSVPVADPAGESAPGSHLRGVRDFVRARHAAPASRTVYPYRPVVVDGRTLDDITPPRRVNVPPLLRGYLRLGAQVCGEPAHDPVFGVGDFPALLDKRRADVRYLRRLRSAGAATAAGTAR; this is encoded by the coding sequence GTGAGCACCGCTTCTGTCCTCATCCGATCCGACGACAGCGCTGCGCCGCAGCCCGCAGTTCCGCGCTACTCGCTGCTGCTGAGCACTGACGCCGAGGCGATCGACGCCGCGCAACGGCTGCGCCACGACGTCTTCTCCACCGAACCCGGATACACCCTGCCCACCGCCGGGGACGGCCGCGACGCAGACCGTTTCGACGAGTTCTGCGATCACCTGCTGGTCCGTGACGACGCCACCGGGGAGCTGGTGGGCTGTTACCGCATGCTGCCGCCCCCAGGTGCGATCGCCGCCGGCGGTCTCTACACCGCCACCGAGTTCGACGTCTCCGGTCTGGACCCGCTGCGCCCCGCGTTGGTGGAGATGGGGCGGGCCGTGGTGCGCGACGGCCATCGCAGCGGTGTGGTGGTGCTGCTGATGTGGACCGGGATCTTGGCCTACCTGGACCGCAGCGGCTACGACTATGTCGCCGGATGCGTATCGGTGCCGGTGGCCGACCCGGCCGGCGAATCAGCTCCCGGCAGCCACCTGCGGGGCGTTCGCGATTTTGTGCGCGCCCGCCATGCCGCACCGGCGTCCCGCACCGTCTACCCGTACCGGCCCGTCGTCGTCGACGGACGCACGCTCGACGACATCACCCCGCCGAGGCGCGTCAATGTGCCGCCGCTGCTGCGAGGTTATCTGAGGCTGGGAGCACAGGTGTGCGGTGAACCGGCCCACGACCCGGTGTTCGGCGTAGGCGACTTCCCCGCCCTGCTCGACAAGCGCCGCGCCGACGTTCGCTATCTGCGCAGGCTGCGCTCGGCGGGCGCGGCCACAGCCGCCGGGACCGCCCGATGA
- a CDS encoding glycosyltransferase family 4 protein — protein sequence MKLKILLVSWEYPPVVIGGLGRHVHHLATELAGAGHDVVVLSRRPTATDPMSHPTTDEVCDGVRVVAAAEDPHEFTFGTDMMAWTLAMGHAMVRAGLGLANWRPDVVHAHDWLVAHPAVTLAQFFDVPLVSTIHATEAGRHSGWVSGQVSRQVHALESWLIRDSDSLITCSASMRDEITALFGPELAETTVIRNGIDVHGWPFAARRSHSGPAELLYFGRLEYEKGVHDAIAALPRIRRTHPGTTLTVAGDGTQLGFLHEQARKHRVVKAVTFLGPVDHSPLVELLHRADAAVLPSLYEPFGIVALEAAATGAPLVTSSAGGLGEAVIDGVTGLSHPPGDVAALTTAVRAVLDAPGAAQQRAVAARERLTAEFAWETVATETAQVYLAAKRAERRPQPRRPIAERPLPGR from the coding sequence ATGAAGCTCAAGATTCTGTTGGTCTCGTGGGAGTACCCGCCTGTGGTGATCGGCGGACTGGGTCGCCACGTGCATCACCTGGCCACCGAGCTGGCCGGCGCGGGTCACGATGTGGTCGTGCTCAGTCGCAGGCCGACGGCCACCGATCCGATGTCGCACCCCACCACCGACGAGGTCTGCGACGGCGTACGCGTCGTCGCCGCCGCCGAGGATCCGCACGAGTTCACGTTCGGCACCGACATGATGGCCTGGACGCTGGCGATGGGCCACGCCATGGTCCGCGCCGGGCTCGGCTTGGCCAACTGGCGGCCCGACGTGGTGCACGCGCACGACTGGCTGGTCGCCCATCCGGCCGTCACCCTGGCCCAATTCTTCGACGTACCATTGGTTTCCACCATCCACGCCACCGAAGCCGGCCGTCACTCCGGCTGGGTGTCCGGGCAGGTGAGCCGTCAGGTGCATGCGCTGGAATCCTGGCTGATCCGCGATTCGGATTCGCTGATCACCTGCTCGGCCTCGATGCGCGACGAGATCACCGCGCTGTTCGGTCCGGAGCTGGCCGAGACCACGGTGATTCGCAACGGGATCGACGTTCACGGATGGCCTTTCGCGGCGCGACGCAGCCACTCCGGACCCGCCGAGCTGCTGTACTTCGGTCGGCTGGAGTACGAGAAGGGTGTCCACGACGCGATCGCGGCACTCCCACGGATCCGCCGAACCCACCCCGGTACCACTCTGACCGTCGCCGGTGACGGCACCCAACTGGGTTTCCTGCACGAACAGGCCCGCAAACACAGAGTCGTCAAAGCTGTGACCTTCCTTGGCCCGGTTGATCATTCGCCGCTGGTCGAACTGCTGCACCGCGCCGACGCAGCGGTATTGCCATCGCTCTACGAGCCGTTCGGCATCGTCGCGCTGGAAGCCGCGGCCACCGGCGCACCGCTGGTCACCTCGTCGGCGGGCGGGCTCGGCGAAGCCGTCATCGACGGCGTGACGGGCCTGTCGCACCCACCCGGCGATGTGGCGGCGCTGACCACCGCGGTTCGCGCTGTGCTCGACGCGCCGGGCGCGGCGCAGCAGCGGGCCGTCGCGGCCCGCGAGCGACTCACCGCCGAGTTCGCCTGGGAGACCGTGGCGACCGAAACCGCGCAGGTGTACCTGGCCGCCAAGCGGGCCGAACGGCGCCCGCAGCCGCGCCGCCCGATCGCCGAGCGCCCCCTGCCCGGGCGATGA
- a CDS encoding bifunctional 2-polyprenyl-6-hydroxyphenol methylase/3-demethylubiquinol 3-O-methyltransferase UbiG codes for MSASVSDGPRGDRTAGLPVDVPMALTGERTVPGVAEENYWFRRHEVVYRRLLDHCRDRDVLEAGCGEGYGADLIADVARRVIGLDYDDSAVTHVRARYPRVDMHQGNLAELPLPDSSVDVVVNFQVIEHLWDQGQFVAECGRVLRPGGVLLISTPNRITFSPGRDTPVNPFHTRELNAAELTELLESAGLVVQSMLGVFHGPRLAELDARHGGSIIDAQIARALADAPWPTELLADVVSVHVDDFELSEHGTATNIDDSLDLVAIAVRP; via the coding sequence ATGAGCGCTTCTGTGAGCGACGGCCCACGCGGAGATCGAACGGCCGGTCTCCCCGTCGACGTCCCGATGGCCCTGACCGGTGAGCGGACCGTGCCCGGTGTTGCAGAGGAGAATTACTGGTTTCGCCGCCACGAGGTGGTTTACCGCCGCCTCCTCGACCATTGCCGCGACCGCGACGTACTCGAAGCCGGCTGCGGGGAGGGTTACGGCGCCGACCTGATCGCCGATGTCGCCCGCCGGGTGATCGGGCTGGATTACGACGACTCGGCGGTGACACATGTGCGTGCCCGCTACCCCAGGGTGGACATGCACCAGGGGAATCTGGCGGAGTTGCCGCTGCCCGACAGCTCGGTCGACGTCGTCGTCAACTTTCAGGTCATCGAGCATCTGTGGGACCAGGGACAGTTCGTCGCCGAGTGCGGCCGCGTGCTACGCCCGGGCGGCGTGCTGCTGATCTCGACTCCCAACCGGATCACGTTCTCCCCCGGCCGCGACACCCCGGTCAATCCGTTCCACACCCGCGAGCTCAACGCCGCCGAGCTGACTGAACTGCTCGAGTCGGCCGGTCTGGTGGTGCAATCGATGCTCGGCGTTTTTCATGGCCCCCGGCTGGCCGAGCTCGACGCCCGGCACGGCGGCTCGATCATCGACGCCCAGATTGCCCGTGCCCTCGCCGATGCGCCGTGGCCGACCGAACTGCTCGCAGACGTCGTCTCGGTGCACGTCGACGACTTCGAGCTGTCCGAGCACGGAACCGCCACGAACATCGACGACAGCCTCGATCTGGTTGCCATCGCGGTGCGGCCGTGA
- a CDS encoding 1-acyl-sn-glycerol-3-phosphate acyltransferase has protein sequence MSAPHAWLPRATCVRDCLNGPPADRGVRVITRTTLRSLMVLLLLPCMPLLAVPVPGRRRWQRGYCRAVLRCLGIRISVSGGPIRNVSGVLVVARHVSWVDVFVVGAVLPGSFVAKAEMLQWPALGAVARMVKVIPIDRTSLRRLPEVVRTIADRLRSGHTVVAFPEGTTWCGRAHGHFRPAMFQAAIDAQRAVQPLRLSYHHRDGELSTVCAYIGEDTLLASLRRVISVRRTLVRVGVESLQLPGDDRRELAARCQRAVGELGAAATPLRPAEHRSCHTLVA, from the coding sequence ATGAGCGCCCCGCACGCCTGGCTTCCCCGGGCCACCTGCGTCCGGGACTGCCTGAACGGTCCGCCTGCCGATCGCGGTGTGCGCGTTATCACCCGGACGACATTGCGAAGCCTCATGGTGCTGCTTCTGCTGCCGTGCATGCCGCTGTTGGCGGTGCCGGTCCCTGGCCGACGGCGCTGGCAGCGGGGGTACTGCCGCGCGGTGCTGCGCTGCCTGGGCATCCGGATCAGCGTGTCCGGCGGGCCGATCCGCAATGTGTCGGGTGTCCTGGTGGTGGCCCGGCACGTGTCATGGGTGGACGTGTTCGTCGTCGGTGCAGTGCTGCCGGGCTCGTTCGTCGCCAAAGCCGAGATGCTGCAGTGGCCGGCGCTGGGCGCGGTGGCCCGGATGGTCAAGGTGATCCCGATCGATCGCACCAGCCTGCGCCGACTTCCCGAGGTGGTGCGCACCATCGCCGACCGGCTGCGCAGCGGGCACACCGTGGTGGCGTTTCCCGAAGGCACCACCTGGTGCGGACGTGCGCACGGACACTTCCGGCCGGCGATGTTCCAGGCCGCGATCGACGCGCAACGGGCGGTACAACCTCTGCGGTTGAGCTATCACCACCGCGACGGTGAACTGTCCACGGTGTGCGCCTACATCGGCGAGGACACGCTGTTGGCATCGCTGCGCCGGGTGATCTCAGTCCGACGGACCCTCGTGCGAGTCGGGGTGGAGTCGCTGCAGCTTCCCGGCGACGATCGCCGCGAGTTGGCCGCGCGCTGTCAACGGGCGGTCGGCGAACTCGGCGCCGCGGCTACGCCGCTGCGGCCGGCCGAACACCGCAGCTGTCACACCCTGGTGGCCTGA